A stretch of Elusimicrobiota bacterium DNA encodes these proteins:
- a CDS encoding aspartate-semialdehyde dehydrogenase: protein MAIPKAAPRVGVVGATGMVGRELVALLERRRFPVGELRPFSSGRARSSVRFKGRAIPAPAADHRALGACDLVFLVSSEDVARRFAPSLARSGVWVIDDSSEFRLDPKVPLVIPEVNAAALTIDQRLIAGPNCTMTGLAVAGWPLHKAARIRQARIASYQAVSGAGREALGEFFAQTRALSRLLDFAPDGRAPLFCAPRPRALPRAIAGNVFPQVGSFDAAGRSGEENKVAAELSKVWGAPGLRVSVTAVRVPVVRGHALAAWLGFSRPLSPARARRLLARAPGLELSDEGDYPTPLDTAGRAPVRAGRLRAGVDSKELALWVVSDNLLKGAALNSVQIAELLLRRAWLRRRA, encoded by the coding sequence ATGGCAATCCCTAAGGCCGCTCCCCGCGTCGGCGTGGTCGGAGCCACCGGTATGGTGGGGCGCGAGCTCGTAGCTCTGCTGGAGCGCCGCCGCTTCCCGGTGGGAGAGCTGCGGCCCTTCTCTTCCGGCCGTGCGCGCTCCTCGGTCAGGTTCAAGGGCCGCGCGATCCCGGCTCCGGCCGCGGACCACCGCGCCTTGGGCGCCTGCGACCTGGTCTTCCTCGTCTCCTCGGAGGATGTGGCCCGCCGCTTCGCTCCGAGCCTGGCCCGCAGCGGCGTCTGGGTCATAGATGACAGTTCCGAGTTCCGCCTCGACCCCAAGGTCCCCTTGGTCATCCCCGAGGTCAATGCCGCGGCGCTGACGATCGACCAGCGCCTCATCGCCGGACCCAACTGCACCATGACCGGCCTGGCCGTGGCCGGCTGGCCCCTGCACAAAGCCGCGCGCATCCGCCAAGCGCGCATCGCCTCCTATCAGGCCGTCTCCGGGGCGGGCCGCGAAGCCTTGGGGGAGTTCTTCGCGCAGACGCGCGCCCTCTCCCGGCTGCTGGATTTCGCTCCGGACGGCCGCGCGCCGCTGTTCTGCGCGCCCCGGCCGCGCGCTTTGCCGCGGGCCATCGCCGGCAACGTCTTCCCGCAGGTCGGAAGCTTCGACGCGGCCGGCCGCAGCGGCGAGGAGAACAAGGTCGCCGCGGAGCTGAGCAAGGTCTGGGGCGCTCCCGGCCTGCGCGTGAGCGTGACGGCCGTGCGCGTACCCGTGGTCCGCGGGCATGCCTTGGCCGCGTGGCTGGGCTTTTCCCGGCCGCTCTCTCCGGCGCGGGCCCGGCGCCTTCTGGCGCGCGCCCCCGGCCTGGAGCTTTCCGACGAGGGGGACTACCCGACTCCGCTCGACACGGCCGGCCGCGCGCCGGTGCGCGCCGGCCGCCTGCGCGCCGGTGTGGACTCCAAGGAGCTCGCCCTCTGGGTCGTCTCCGACAACCTGCTCAAGGGCGCGGCCCTCAACTCCGTGCAGATCGCGGAGCTCCTGCTGCGCCGGGCCTGGCTGCGGCGCCGCGCGTAG